From Canis lupus familiaris isolate Mischka breed German Shepherd chromosome 16, alternate assembly UU_Cfam_GSD_1.0, whole genome shotgun sequence, one genomic window encodes:
- the OR2A9B gene encoding olfactory receptor family 2 subfamily A member 9B translates to MGENQTVVTEFILLGFCLGPRIQMVLFGLFTLFYTLTLLGNGLILGLISLDLRLHTPMYFFLSHLAIVDIAYACNTVPQMLVNLLRPDKPISFAGCLTQTFLFLSFAHTECLLLVVMSYDRHVAICHPLHYCVIMSWRVCITLVVASWACGFLLALVHVSLILRLPFCGPHEINHFFCEILSILKLACADTRLNQVVIFVACMFILVVPLCLVLVSYSRILLAILRIQSGEGRRKAFSTCSSHLCVVGLFFGSAIVMYMVPKSRHPEEQQKILFLFYSFFNPMLKPLIYSLRNAEVKGALKRVLYKESHSQLE, encoded by the coding sequence atgggagaaaatcaGACCGTGGTCACAGAGTTTATTCTACTAGGATTTTGTCTTGGCCCAAGAATTCAGATGGTTCTCTTTGGGCTCTTTACCCTGTTCTACACCCTCACCCTGCTGGGAAATGGGCTCATCCTGGGGCTCATTTCACTGGACCTCAGACtgcacacccccatgtacttcttcctctcccacctggCCATCGTCGACATAGCCTATGCCTGCAACACAGTGCCCCAGATGCTGGTGAACCTCCTGAGGCCAGACAAGCCCATCTCCTTTGCTGGCTGCCTGACGCAGACCTTTCTTTTCTTGAGTTTTGCTCATACTGAATGTCTTCTCCTGGTGGTGATGTCCTATGACCGGCATGTGGCCATCTGCCACCCCCTCCACTATTGTGTCATCATGAGCTGGAGAGTCTGCATCACCCTGGTGGTGGCTTCTTGGGCATGTGGCTTCCTGCTGGCTCTGGTCCATGTGAGCCTCATCCTGAGGCTGCCCTTCTGTGGGCCTCATGAAATCAACCACTTCTTCTGTGAAATCCTGTCTATCCTCAAGCTGGCCTGTGCTGACACCCGGCTTAACCAAGTGGTCATCTTTGTTGCCTGCATGTTTATCTTAGTGGTGCCCCTCTGTTTGGTGCTGGTGTCCTACTCGCGAATCCTGTTGGCCATCCTGAGGATCCAGTCTGGGGAGGGCCGCAGAAaggccttctccacctgctcctcccacctctgTGTGGTGGGGCTCTTCTTTGGCAGCGCCATTGTCATGTACATGGTCCCCAAATCCCGCCACCCTGAAGAACAGCAGAAgatccttttcttattttacagttttttcaACCCTATGCTGAAACCACTGATCTACAGCCTGAGAAATGCAGAGGTCAAGGGTGCCCTGAAGAGAGTGCTATACAAGGAGAGTCATTCCCAATTGGAGTGA